GACGGTGACCACACCGCCGAGCCCGACGCGGCCCATCGCCTCGGCGATGATGTCGCCGATCTCCGGGTCGTTGTTGGCCGAAAGCGTCGCGACGTGCGCGAGGTCGCCCGCCTCGGTCACCTCGCGGGCGCCGGTCTGCAGCACCTCGACCACGCGCTGCACCGCCTTCTGGATGCCGCTCTTGAGCAGCTGCGGGTTGGCACCCTCGTCGACGGCACGCAGGCCTTCGCGCACGATCGCCTGCGCCAGCACGGTGGCGGTGGTCGTGCCGTCGCCTGCCACGCCGTTGGTCTTCATCGCCACCTCCTTCACCAGCTGCGCGCCCATGTTGGCGAACGGGTTGCGCAGCTGGATCTCCTTGGCGATGGTGACGCCGTCGTTCGTGATCGTCGGGGCTCCGGTGAGCTTCTCGATCACGGCGTTGCGTCCCTTGGGGCCGAGCGTCACCTTCACCGCGTCGGCGAGCGCGTTCACGCCCGACTCCAGCAGCTGGCGTGCTTCGACGTTGAACCGCAAGTCCTTGGCCATGTCTGTCCTTTCCGTACGGAGGTCGTGGTCGCGGCTGAACCTGCCGGCGGTCAGGGCACGAGGATCGCGCGACCGCGGACGAGGCCGCGGTCCAGATCGTCGAGCGCCTTCTCGAAGTCGGTCAGGGCGTACGTGCTGGTGTGCAGCGCGACTTTTCCTCGCGCCGCCAGCACCATGAGCTCGGCGAGGTCCGAATAGGACCCGACGAGGTTGCCGACGAAGTTGATTTCGGTGGAGATGATGTCGATGGTCGGCACCGCCAGCGTCCCGCCGTAGCCGACCACGTAGTAGTTCCCGGCGCGCCGCAGCATGCGCACGCCGGCCTCGATCGCGCCGCCCTCGCCCACGAAGTCGACGACGGCTTCCGCGCCTTCGCCGCCGGTGAGCTCGAGCACCGCCTGGGCTTCCGAGCCGTCGGCCACCACGAGGTGGTCGGCACCGAGCTTGCCCGCGAGCTTCAGCGCGTCGGCCGACCGGTCGACCACGATCAGCTCGGCGGGGCTGATCGCCTTCAGCACCTGGATGCCGATGTGGCCCAGCCCGCCCGCGCCGATCGACACCACGCGCTTACCCGGGTGCAGGTGGGCCACCGCCTTGCGGGCGGCGTGGTACGCGGTGAGCCCCGCGTCGGCCAGCGCCGCCACGGCCGCCGGTTCGAGCGAGGAGTCCAGCTTTACCACAGCCCGCGCGTTGGTGCGCAGGTATTCCGCGTAGCCGCCGTCGCGGTCGATGCCCGGGAACGCCGACTGTACACAGTGGACGTCGTCGCCCGCACGGCACGCCTTGCACAGACCGCACGTGGCGAGCGGGTGCAGGATCACCGGGTCGCCCACGGACACCGACGTGACACCCTCGCCGATCTCCGCGACCCAGCCCGCGTTCTCGTGGCCGAGCGTGTAGGGCAGCGTGACGCCCGACTTCTCCGCCCACTGGCCCTCGATGATGTGCAGATCCGTGCGGCACACGCCGGCGCCGCCGATCCTGACCACCACGTCGAGCGGATCCCGCACATGGGCGTCGGGTACCTCGACGAGCTCGGGGGTGCGGTCGTAACCGCGCAGCTGCACTGCTTTCACGACGGTACCTCCTCTCGCACCTCGTCGCCGGTCCGGTAGTATCGCGGCTTCGCGCTGTCCTCGATGGACACCCGCACGCCCTTGGCGAACCGCAGCAGGCTCTCGCGCTCGCGGGTCTGGTGCGCGTCGACCTGCCAGCCCTCGTCCACCAGCTTGCGCACGGCCCGCTCCATGCAGGCCAGGTGCGCCTCGCGCCGGAACCCCGGCGGGAGCTCGGCGAGCTCGCCGCCGACCTGTTCGGGCACCGGGCCGCCGAAGCTGGCGGCGGTGACCTCCTCGCCGGCGCAACGGCCCTCCAGCACGATGTCGACCGTGTCGACGCTCGGCAGCCGCAACACCGCGTCGTGCGCGTCGGCCACCATCAGGTACGCGAAGTTGGGCGCGCAGAAGTACACGGGCAGCCGCAGCCGCACCGAAACCGAGTGCCCGCGGTCGTTGTGCAGGCGCACGTGGACGCCGGCGACGAACCCCAGGTCCGTGATCGGCTCGTGGAACTCGGGGTCCACGACGTCGGCCAGGGCGCGCCACACTCTGCTGGTCAGCGTCTCCGCCGTCGCCGCGGTCATGCCGGGACCTTCGAGCCCGTGGCCGAGGCCGCGCGGGCACCGGCCATCCCGGCGGTCACCTCCGCGGGCACTTCCAGGTCGTAGAGCTGCGCGGCGTTGAGGCCGAGGATCTTCTTTTTCGCGTCGGTGGTCAGCGTGCCGTAGTCGCCCTGCATGTCCTCGGGGAACTCGAAGTCCACGAAGGACTCGACGAGCCACTTCGGCTGCCAGATCGCGTAGTCGCTGGCGAAGGTGATGCGGTTCTCCCCGAGCCAGTACAGCAGCTCGCCCACGACCTGCGCGAAGTAGCGCGGTCGCGTGTGGATGAACGGCATCGCCACCGCGAGGCAGGCGTAGACGTTGGGTTCCCGCGTGGCGATCCAGCAGAAGTCCTCGAACCGGGGCAGGCCCACGTGCTCGACCACGAAGTTCAGGTTCGGGAACGCGCCGGCCGCGTCGTCGATGTCGGCGACATCGGCGACATCGGCCGAGCCCCGCTCGCTCCGGTCGATCGACGGTCCTTTGTGGACGTGGACGTTGCGGATCCCCAGCTGCTCGCACTTCTCCAGGTACCGGTAGGACCACGGGTCCGACAGCTGCCAGCCCTTGGACTCGCCCTTCCACTCCGCCGTGTACAGCTTCACGCCCTTGAGGTCCCACCGCTCGGCCAGCGCTTCGAGCTTGTCCAGCCCGGCCTCGCCGTCGCGAGGGTCGAAGGCGCCGTTGACGATGAACTTCCCGGGGTTGTTCTCCGCGACGGCCCCGTCCTGCTCGGTCGTGTTGAACCCGTTGACGTAGAACTCGGTGAGGTAGGTCGGCTGGAAGATGGCCTTGTCCACGTAGCCCGTCGTGAACAGGTCGTCGATCAGCGTCTCCTCGGAGTACTTGCCGAACTTTTCCAGCGACCACAGCCACTCGGCGGGGCTGAGAGTGCGGTGGTGGTCGTAGAAGCACTCGATGAAGCCCTTGCCGTACCGGTTGGCCTGGTTGGCGGGCGAGCCGTCCCAGAAGTGCACGTGGCTGTCGACGATGAAGTAACTCTCGCCGTCCTTGCGGTACATGGGAGTCCTTTCGCGGAAGGGCGCCCCGGGGGCCGGAGCCGGGACGGGTGTGCTCCGTCCCGGCCCGGCCCCCCTCGGCGCGAACCGGTGCTCGTGCGCGGGCTACTCGACCGGTTCGAGATCGAAATCGATGTACTCCGCGGCGTCCTCCGGGTTGGCGAACAGGACCGTCTCGTCGTCGAGGTGGACCATGCGCCCGTAGTGGGTCGACATGATCTCCTCGAAGTCCGTCTGGCCGAAGTCGAAGCCGATCGCCTCGGAGATCTCGTCCCAGTTGAAGACGATCTTGTTCGTGCCGTCCAGGCGGATCATGGACGGGTACTCCGCCACCGTGATGCCCGGCTTGCTGCGCATGACCTCAGCCACGACGTAGCCGTTCTGGTTGTTCATCAGGGTGACGCCGCACATGTTCGACGCGGTGCGGTCGACGCTAAACTGCCTGCTCGCGGTCATGAAAGCAGCCCTTTCGGTTCGTCGAGCGAGATGTCGGACAGGAAGCTGCGCAGGCTGGTCAACGAGCGGTCCCAGGACTGGGCGAAGGTCACGGCCTTCTCCTGCGGCTGCGACCAGATCGGCTGCAGCGTGCGGGCGGCCGCAGCGGACGCCGGCACCCACTTCTCGAGCCACGACGTGAGTACCCGCTTGTTGTGCGCGGAGTGCTCGGCGTCGCTGGTGAGCATGCTGAACAGGGCCCGCGTGTAGGAGCGGTCCCGCCCGTAGTCGTGCTCGCCGGCGCCGACCACCGTCGGCGTGACGTAGTCGCCGTTGCGGGCGGCCACCTGCATCACCAGGTGGCTGCGGAAGAGCTCACCCACCAGGGACTCGAACACCACGTTGGCGGCGAACAGCGACTCGGCCCAGTCGCCGATCGCCGTGAGGCGCTCGACGTTCTCACGCACGCCCTGCCACGCCGGGTCCTCGTGCCACACCGAACGGTGCACCGCGCCGTCGAAGTCGATCCCCGACTCGGCCAGGTCCAGATTGTAGAGGGCGAGGTCCTGAGCGAAACGCAGCTTGTGCGCGGTGTTCACGGCGATCGCGTTGTTGATCATGTTCGTCGGCGCCGAACGCTGCTCTGAGCAGAACACGTGCATACCGAGCCCGTGCTCGGCGTGCATCCACGCACCCAGATGCCGTTCCACGAACTTGCTCCAGCTCGGCGCCCAGTTCTGGTAGGCGCCGGCCTTCTTCGCGTTCTCGAGGTTGAGCTGGATCTGCCGGACGACGTTGGAGTTGTTCCGGAAGATCGTCTGTTCCCACTCCTCGTTGGGGTCGAGGAACTGGTGCCAGTTGCCGGACTTGAGCTCCGTCCACTCCTTCGGGTAGCCGCCGGGGCCGTCCGCGAAGCCGTAGATCCAGCCCTGCGAGAGGTGCCGCTCGGGGTCGGGCTGGACGTCGAAGGTCACGTCCTCGTACATCGTCGCGCGCATCTTGCGTGGCTTGAAGTAGTTGTAGCTTCGGCTCTTCGAGCTCGGGAAGTCCAGCAGCCCGGCTTCGGCGCCCGTGAACTCCGGCTTCGGGAAGCTCTGCTGGGGCTTTTCCGTACTGACCATGAGCACACCTCTCTGTGTGTGGTGGCCTGCTTCGGGTGGGATCGGCTCGCGGGGTCAGTCCTCCGCCGCGGCCGTGATCGTGAACTTGTCGTAGAAGACCTGATCTGACGGCACACCCAGGCTTTCGAGCAGTGGCAGGGCCGCGTCGATCATCGGCGGCGGGCCGCACAGGTACACGTCGCATTCGGCGATGTTGTCCTCCCGCCGTTCGAGCACTTGGGTCACGAGCCCGGTTTCGCCTTCGCCGTCACCCGGCCAGCCTTCGGGAGCGGTGTCGGACAGGCACGGCACGAACTGGAACTTCGGCAGCTGCCGGGCGAGCTCTTCCATCTCTTCGAGGTGGAAGAGGTCCCGCTCGGTGCGGGCGCCGTAGTAGTACACGACTTCCCGCTCGTTGCCGCTTTCCGCCATCTGCCGCAGCAGCGCCAGGATGGGGACATCCCGGCCCCGCCGCCGACGAAGACCAGCCGCCGGTCGGAACTGACCCGCAGCGTGAACGCGCCGTACGGCCCGGTCACCTCCAGCGGGTCGCCGGCGGACAGGGATCCTTCGAGCAGTGCCGAGAACTTGCCACCGGGGTAGCGCTTGATGATGAACTCGAGGATCCCGCCGGCCACCGTGACGTTGGCCATGGAGAACGAACGGTGCTCGTCCGTGCCCGGGATCTTGATGTCCACGTACTGCCCCGGGTGGAACCGGATGCCCGCGTCCTCGTCCACCTTCAGGCGGACGAGCGAGATGTCGTGGGTCAGCTCGGTGATGGACTCCACCGTGGTTCCCGCCGTGACGACCGGCAGGCCGGACCGGATCATGTCCTCGTCGTAGTTGGTCAGCTCGATCTCGAGGTCGGAGTACGCGTGCCCTCGGCAGAGCAGGACGAACCCTTCCTCGCTTTCGTAGTCGGCCAACGCGAACGTGGAGTACCGGTCCATCTGCAGGTCGCCCTCGAGCAAGAAGGACTTGCACGCCGAGCACTGCCCCTCCTTGCAGCCGTGCATGAGCATGACGCCCTGCCGGAAGGCCGCATCGAGGATGGTCTCGTCCTCGTCGGCCTCGATGTCGATGCCGACCGGTTCGAACCGGATCTTGTGCTTGTCGCCCATGGACACCGCTCCTGGGGATGGGGGCACCCACCGGGGCACCCGGGAATCGAACCCGGGAACCCCGGCGGGAACCGTTTCGGGGTGCGGCCTCAGGCCACCGTGACGTTCGGGTTCGCCTTGTACGCGGCGATGTGCGCCTCGCGCTCGGCGTCCGACATCTTGTTGAGCGCGATGTTCGGGCTGCCGAAGGTGATCCCGCGGACGTCGTTGAGAGTCCACAGCTTCTTCGGGTCGTCGAGGTCGAGGTGCGGCTGCGGGATCAGGGTCTTCCCGTCGTCGCGGACGTAGCCGAGGTCGGAGATGATGTCGGCGAGGTCCATGCCGTCGTAGAGCGTCTCCCACTCGCGCTTGCCCGTGAGCCGGCCCATGTTCGGGGTTTCGCGGCCCTCGTACTCGCCGCGGAACGCCGTGGTGTCGGTCCAGGCGCAGGTCTCCGAGCAGTAGGTGCGCCACTGGCCGTCGACCTTCTCGGTCACCATGTCCTCGCGGATGAGGGCGGGGACCATGCAGGTCCAGCAGCGGTGCGGGTACTCGTAGCCCACGTTCTCGAACGCGATCGGCTTGTTCTTGCCCGGGTAGCGCAGGCGGTTGTACGCCTCCCACCACTTGCCGAACTGGTTGTACCAACCCGGGTACTTCGACTCGAACCACTCGAAGTCGGTGTCGGTCATCGGGTCGATGCGCCAGTAGTTCACCGGCCACCCGGTGGCGAAGAACTGCGCCACGCGGTGCACGTAGTGCTTGTTGATGATCCGGTTCCACGCCTCTTCGACGAGGTCGTGGGGGATCTTCAGGCCGTACTTCTCGAGCGGGATGAGGTAGCTGCGGTAGTAGTCGTCGTAGATCCAGCGACGCCACATCTCCGCGTAGCTGTCGCGGTCCTTGCGGCGGTCCTTCGTGCCGTACTCGATGAAGGTGCCGATGGCCGCGTCGACCACGCAGTGGTTGTTCCACCACGCGTAGCGCAGGTCGCGCTCGAGCAGCTGCCGGTTGTCCTCGTCCGCCAGCGCCATCAGCAGGATGGAGTAGCCGTTGCTGATGTGGCGGGACTCGTCGGACTGCACGGAGTGGAACACCGTGGGCAGCAGGTAGTCGCCGTTGGCCGCCGCCTCCGAGGGCATGGCGACGAACAGGGTGTTCGTGAACGCGGTCTCGGCCACCACCGTGAGGTAGATGTTGGCCGCGGTGATCGCGTCACCGGTGATGAAGCCCTCGCCGAACTGCCGGCCGATGGTGCCGGCGTAGTTGTTCGAGAACGCCTTCTCCGTGATGTCGAACCCGGCGGGGTCGATGTAGTGGTTCATGTAGAGGCGCTTGAGGTTCATCTGGATCGTCGAGTGACGGACCTCGTCGATCATCTGCACCGCGAGGCCGTTGTGCACCTCGGGGTTCGGCACCGCGTCGATCGCCATCGGCATCGCGCGGGCGGCCGAGATCTCCGGGAACGGGATGATGGACAGGAACAGCTTCTGCCACTCCATCCAGCGTTCCTGGACCTGGCGGAACATGTTGCCGCGGATGGCGCCGTCCATGGCGCCGA
The sequence above is a segment of the Amycolatopsis sp. 2-15 genome. Coding sequences within it:
- a CDS encoding aromatic/alkene monooxygenase hydroxylase subunit beta; this translates as MVSTEKPQQSFPKPEFTGAEAGLLDFPSSKSRSYNYFKPRKMRATMYEDVTFDVQPDPERHLSQGWIYGFADGPGGYPKEWTELKSGNWHQFLDPNEEWEQTIFRNNSNVVRQIQLNLENAKKAGAYQNWAPSWSKFVERHLGAWMHAEHGLGMHVFCSEQRSAPTNMINNAIAVNTAHKLRFAQDLALYNLDLAESGIDFDGAVHRSVWHEDPAWQGVRENVERLTAIGDWAESLFAANVVFESLVGELFRSHLVMQVAARNGDYVTPTVVGAGEHDYGRDRSYTRALFSMLTSDAEHSAHNKRVLTSWLEKWVPASAAAARTLQPIWSQPQEKAVTFAQSWDRSLTSLRSFLSDISLDEPKGLLS
- a CDS encoding NAD(P)-dependent alcohol dehydrogenase, which encodes MKAVQLRGYDRTPELVEVPDAHVRDPLDVVVRIGGAGVCRTDLHIIEGQWAEKSGVTLPYTLGHENAGWVAEIGEGVTSVSVGDPVILHPLATCGLCKACRAGDDVHCVQSAFPGIDRDGGYAEYLRTNARAVVKLDSSLEPAAVAALADAGLTAYHAARKAVAHLHPGKRVVSIGAGGLGHIGIQVLKAISPAELIVVDRSADALKLAGKLGADHLVVADGSEAQAVLELTGGEGAEAVVDFVGEGGAIEAGVRMLRRAGNYYVVGYGGTLAVPTIDIISTEINFVGNLVGSYSDLAELMVLAARGKVALHTSTYALTDFEKALDDLDRGLVRGRAILVP
- a CDS encoding iron-sulfur cluster assembly protein, which encodes MTAATAETLTSRVWRALADVVDPEFHEPITDLGFVAGVHVRLHNDRGHSVSVRLRLPVYFCAPNFAYLMVADAHDAVLRLPSVDTVDIVLEGRCAGEEVTAASFGGPVPEQVGGELAELPPGFRREAHLACMERAVRKLVDEGWQVDAHQTRERESLLRFAKGVRVSIEDSAKPRYYRTGDEVREEVPS
- a CDS encoding amidohydrolase family protein, with protein sequence MYRKDGESYFIVDSHVHFWDGSPANQANRYGKGFIECFYDHHRTLSPAEWLWSLEKFGKYSEETLIDDLFTTGYVDKAIFQPTYLTEFYVNGFNTTEQDGAVAENNPGKFIVNGAFDPRDGEAGLDKLEALAERWDLKGVKLYTAEWKGESKGWQLSDPWSYRYLEKCEQLGIRNVHVHKGPSIDRSERGSADVADVADIDDAAGAFPNLNFVVEHVGLPRFEDFCWIATREPNVYACLAVAMPFIHTRPRYFAQVVGELLYWLGENRITFASDYAIWQPKWLVESFVDFEFPEDMQGDYGTLTTDAKKKILGLNAAQLYDLEVPAEVTAGMAGARAASATGSKVPA
- the mimD gene encoding propane 2-monooxygenase effector subunit MimD, with the protein product MTASRQFSVDRTASNMCGVTLMNNQNGYVVAEVMRSKPGITVAEYPSMIRLDGTNKIVFNWDEISEAIGFDFGQTDFEEIMSTHYGRMVHLDDETVLFANPEDAAEYIDFDLEPVE
- a CDS encoding aromatic/alkene/methane monooxygenase hydroxylase/oxygenase subunit alpha, with the protein product MSRQSLSKAHKKITELSWEPTFATPAKRFGTDYKFDKAPKKDPLKQILRSYFPMEEEKDNRVFGAMDGAIRGNMFRQVQERWMEWQKLFLSIIPFPEISAARAMPMAIDAVPNPEVHNGLAVQMIDEVRHSTIQMNLKRLYMNHYIDPAGFDITEKAFSNNYAGTIGRQFGEGFITGDAITAANIYLTVVAETAFTNTLFVAMPSEAAANGDYLLPTVFHSVQSDESRHISNGYSILLMALADEDNRQLLERDLRYAWWNNHCVVDAAIGTFIEYGTKDRRKDRDSYAEMWRRWIYDDYYRSYLIPLEKYGLKIPHDLVEEAWNRIINKHYVHRVAQFFATGWPVNYWRIDPMTDTDFEWFESKYPGWYNQFGKWWEAYNRLRYPGKNKPIAFENVGYEYPHRCWTCMVPALIREDMVTEKVDGQWRTYCSETCAWTDTTAFRGEYEGRETPNMGRLTGKREWETLYDGMDLADIISDLGYVRDDGKTLIPQPHLDLDDPKKLWTLNDVRGITFGSPNIALNKMSDAEREAHIAAYKANPNVTVA